The nucleotide window CACTGAGCTCCTTGAGAAGGTCAGTAAGTTTCATCAAAACGTAACGGTTTCCTTCCCTAACAAAGACAACCTCGTCCCCTGCCTTGATTCCAAGCGCCTCCCTAACGTCCTTGGGTATGGTGACTTGGTATTTCTTCGTGACAATTGGCATTATCTCCACCAGAAAAGTATTAC belongs to Thermococcus sp. and includes:
- a CDS encoding AbrB/MazE/SpoVT family DNA-binding domain-containing protein, coding for NTFLVEIMPIVTKKYQVTIPKDVREALGIKAGDEVVFVREGNRYVLMKLTDLLKELSEVTMDIEDTIEEVKRGLSRGIERSLRELEGRE